AGAACGTCTGGAATGCCGGCGACTGACCAATCATCATGAGGTACTCCCACTTTCGTCACGGCCGCCGCGAAAGGCGGCAACGGCGATGCCTGGAACGCCCCCCTGACGGCGACCATCGGCTGCCTGCCAGTTCGGGTCGCCTGCGGCGACGATGCGTGTTCCACAAGGCGTCGTCGTCATCCCCATGGAACGATGCACACTGGCAATACCGAACAGCGAACGCATCGGCGCGGGTTTCCACAACGCGAGCCTTCTGCCTAGCGTCCCGCCCGTCCCCACTCGCTCAGCCGCATGATCCAACGGATCCGGCGCATGTCGTCGAGCGACTCGACCTGGCCGACCAGGGTCGTCCGGATGGGTCCGAAACCGCAAAAGGAAAGAATGTTGCGACGCAGGCTGCGCACGCTGTGTGCGCCGTAGAACCACCGGTAGATCAAGGCCGGCAAGCCCATGGTGACCACGACACGGATCGACCTGCCCCCCAGCTGTCGCCGCCAGGACGTGCCGCCATCGTTGCTCTGGAACGCAAAACCGGGCCGCAGCACCTGCTCCAGAAAGCCCTTCGTCAACGCGGGAAGATCACCCAGCCAGAGCGGGTAGATCAGCAGGACATGGTCGGCCCACTGGATATCGTCCTGCGCCTGGTGCAGCGATTCCGGTACTTTTCCGCTATAGAAATCCAGCTTGCTGCGCAGCAGCGGAAACGCCATGGTCGCCACGTCGATACGTCGCACCGCGTGCCCCCCTCGGCGGCACCACGCGCGTATGCGTCCGCAAGGCCGTGGCAGAAGTGAGCGGCAGTGGAATCGGGATGTCCCTGGATGATCGTGATGCGATGCGCCACGGCAGTACTCGGAAGGAAAGGCAGCACGGATGGCTGGCCGGCCTATCCTGCGTCGGCGACAGCGCCAGCCACTTGATCCGCATCAACCCGGGCCCTGCGGTAGATCAAGCGGATTCGACAGGATCAGCGCACACTATCCCCACCCCCACATCCCGGGAACCCCCTCCGCCACCAATGGATCCCCTCACGCCCGAATCGCTGTACGGACTGCTGAGCGCGCTGGGCGGCGGACTGCTGCTGGGTATCGAGCGCGAGCAGCGTAAGAGTGAAGACGGCAACGCCGCACAGGCCGGCGTGCGCACCTTCGCCGTCGTGGCCCTGACGGGCGCCGTGGCCGCCCTGCTTCACATCTTCGCGGTAGTCGCCGGGAGCCTGGTCATCGGGGCTATTGCGCTTGTCGGCGCGCGGCGCCCACCCGGACAGCAGTCGGTTGAAACCACACACTACGCCTTGCTTGCCACCTACTTCCTCGGCGCACTGGCGATCGGCCATGCGCAGATTGCCGCAGCGTTGTTCGTCATCGTCGCCGCGCTGCTGCAGAGCAAGGACGCCCTGCACCATTTCACGCGGAATGTCCTTTCGGAGCGCGAACTCAACGATATCCTGCT
This genomic stretch from Tahibacter amnicola harbors:
- a CDS encoding NAD(P)H-dependent oxidoreductase — translated: MRRIDVATMAFPLLRSKLDFYSGKVPESLHQAQDDIQWADHVLLIYPLWLGDLPALTKGFLEQVLRPGFAFQSNDGGTSWRRQLGGRSIRVVVTMGLPALIYRWFYGAHSVRSLRRNILSFCGFGPIRTTLVGQVESLDDMRRIRWIMRLSEWGRAGR